CCTCTCCTTTGGCGTAGGTCGGTTGGTGACGGGGAGCAGAAGTCCCCTTAACACCGCATCGATTACAAGCAGTGCATCTCTCGAGGAAGCAATATAGCCATGGTAAGTTGCCGAGACAGGAGTTTTATTCCTCATGACCATCTatgtcttttttttttgttgtctCCAAGGGTAACTTATCAAAAGATGGGTTTAGAAAGAAGCACAGCAGGTTAAAATAGAGTGATGTTGAAGCAgtggaaaacaaaacaaaataagaGACTGTGCAACTTAGTCAGGAAAAACGATGCAGGCACCCCCACTTAAAATTGGCGACAATGCAGTAAAATACAATACTGTAAGATATAGTTTGATATAGTTTAATATAAGGCGGGCGTCGTGGACGGACACGACCTTCCCAATGCGGCAAACTCTCGGCAATAAAGCCCAACAAGAGCGCCAAacgggaaaaaaaattgtcaCTATTGGAGGATTTCAGGCGGCGTTTTCCACCTTGGCGATTTTTTTACCATTTTTACCacttttgttttcgttATGTAGCGAgcataaaaaaaaaagactaaaaaaacaaaaaagttATTGCCGATATAGGTTTAAAGGTATATAGTATACTGGAGAGGAAGTGTGAATATGATTGGAATACGGGAATAGCCTGAGGAGACATTACAGATTAAGTTCTGGAAGAAGGTCTTTGAGTGGCGGTAGGGGGGTGTTTGTATTGGAGGATCCTGGAGACGAGGCGGAGGACAATGAGGAGGAAGACGAACAGGATATAGCGGACGAGCAAGATATGAGAGAGGTTCTCCTAGAAGGGAAACACGGTCTGGTGATTCCTGCATTGTCATTGCCGTTTGTGGTATTTTTCGTATCGATTGATGTAGCTGTAGTAGTAGTTGTAGCAGTAGCTGTGAGTTGAGCAATAAGggccttttccttttcccGAATCTCTCTACAAAGACAGGGCGTGTCATCCGAACAGAATCCACATGCTTCAAAGGGTATAGCCGTTGACGGGGTATTTGTGGTGGTGTTGGCATGTGGATGTGTATGATTATGGGTATGTACACTGGGTTTGttattggtgttggtgttgacTGTTGCTTCTGCCTTAGTGCCGGCGTTAAGGTTACCTAGCTTCGGCATCTTTCTAGGGAGTTTTGGAGCATACAGATGCGTAAAGTCGGTTTCGAACCCGCGTTTGAGCGGAACTGCCCTGTGTGTATTCTTGTCTTTCGCTTTCCCCccatttgtatttgtatttgtatttgtatttgtatttgtatttgtatttgtatttgtatttgaatttgtatttgtatttgtatttgcacttgtatttgtatatgTATTTGCACTTGTACCTATACTGTTGGCCCTCTTCCTTGCATCACAACTGTCGGTGAACTTTCTCACCTCTTGTTCTAACTCCTTGATTCTCGCCGTTAGTGCCCCCACTTGTAACGCATGTTCCCGCTGTTCTCTCATCAGTTGCTCCTCTAGCTCCGACACCCTATTGGCACGTCGTTCCCGAAACGCCCTCTGTGCCGCCCGATTCTGAGCCTTGCGTTTCGTCGTGGGGACGTCTTGTACAGGCTTGCGTCCGGGCTTTGGACGCGGTGGTAGAACCCAGTTCTTACTGAGCCGCGGAAGCATGCATGTAGCACCACCGATACTCATACTAATACCGACACTGGCATTACTACTCATCATGGCATCCACGTTTCGtttggtattggtatttgCAGTGTTGTTTGAAGTATTCTTTGAAGTATTGTTTGCAGTATTGTTTGCAGTATTGTTTGTACTCATTTTCGGTGTAACAACTAGCATCTTTTTGGTCTACTGTCTCTTTGCCCCTCCTATAGCGCGTCAATTTTATCTGCTCTTCTCTATCTCACTCGCAGACAAGAGTGTCTATTTTGTATTGgattgtattgtattgtattgCTCTAAATTCCACCCTCCTCGGTGTAACCAACTTCCCTAAGCGATCCAAACTCGTACACATAGTTGATATTTATATCAGTCTCTCTTCTCTCGCATAACTCTTTCCCTCCATTTCGCTCCTTGCCACAACTTTGAGATTTATTTACACCATCTACAACGATATCTCCGACCGATATCTCCTTGgcctgttttttttttcttttttttcttttttttttttacccTTTCTCACTTGGCATGTATACTATACGAGGATTAACTTAACATTAGCAAATTCAACTTGTGATAGGTAAACATATTCCGACATTACATAATACACCGCAACACCAACATAGCACTAATATCGACTACTCTATTATTCTGACCACAACTTTTGGAAATGATCTACGCAGTGTACATTATATCGAAATCGGGTTCCTTGCTTTACCATAAATGCAACCTTAATAACACACCAAACACTTTGGCTTCATTGGACTCAAATGACCACCTTGTCATGGCGTCCAATTTGCACAGCATTCATGCAATTGCCTCTAAATTGGCTAGAACTTCCCAGGCTCCTCCAAACGCTTCGATACCGTCCTCGCTCCCCGGTAATAGGTCTGGCTTGAAGAGAGTCAGAACAGATCTCTTTGACATTATACTCCACCAAACAGTGACAGGACTCAAGATTGTTTTGGTGGTCTCCAAAAATAATCAGGACAACCTTGGACATGGCCCTAATGTCTCCATTGACACGGCAAACAACTATAACTACAACACTATCGATACTGACGATTACGCCcctcaaataaaaaaaatatactCCCTTTACAGTGACTACGTTCTGAAAAACCCCTTTTACTTGCTCGACATGCCAATCAGAATACCCATGTTCGATACCAGCATCGACTCCATTTGGTAGGCATATCTATAGTAGTCTATGTTGGTGTACCTCTCGTACTCTTCGCCGCTATCACTCTCACTCCATGTGGGCGGCTCCATGGGGAAACTCCTGATATTCCCACTGAAATCCCGATCATCAGTCTCACTTTGACTTTCCTCCTCATAGTCATCCCAATCATCGTCTTCGTCATCATCTCCCTCAAGGTTTTGCTCTCCCATTATAAATTCTCCTATTGGTTGCAGCCTACTAACTTCGGGGAAATCTTCACTCCTCTCTAATACACCATCTAAATCACCCAGTAATCTCAACCTCTTAGTGTAAGGGGAAGGATCCTCCATGGAAAACATAATGTTGTACCCGTAGTAACACAAACACCGAAACGCATGTCGGGACACCCTCGATCCCCTCCGAAGTGGCTCGTTTGGCACTAATACCAAATCGTTACTTCTGCCAATGTATACATCAAATGACACACTGGGATCACTGGCTTGGATACATCCAAGGGTATTTAGGGCATCGATTCTACTTGAGTTGTCTCTCATTAACGGCTCCCAAACACACAAAGCCCCGTGGATCATCGTCGCAAGGATTAAGAGTATATTCATAGTCTATGGTGTTAAGTACGGATTCCCTGTCTCGATGTACTATTCATCAACCTATCGCAACCACCTATTTTCCCCTTTCTTACCTAAAACCGGAGACTCGACTATTaatttataatttttcttaCTATGGGATGACTCATAGTAGCTGTTATATAAAATATCTGTTGACTTTAACTTCGAAACTTTATCTTACTTATTATGCATCCTTATCgagaaataaaaaaagaattaaTTTCTCACCTCGTATATATCACAAACTGTTTTGTCGCAACGCAACTTTTGAATAACTCGTGCTACTTAAAATcattgtttctttggtaAAAGTCTTCAAATCCATGTCATCTTTGATTGCT
The Pichia kudriavzevii chromosome 2, complete sequence DNA segment above includes these coding regions:
- a CDS encoding uncharacterized protein (PKUD0B09490; similar to Saccharomyces cerevisiae YDR259C (YAP6) and YOR028C (CIN5); ancestral locus Anc_5.619), with amino-acid sequence MLVVTPKMSTNNTANNTANNTSKNTSNNTANTNTKRNVDAMMSSNASVGISMSIGGATCMLPRLSKNWVLPPRPKPGRKPVQDVPTTKRKAQNRAAQRAFRERRANRVSELEEQLMREQREHALQVGALTARIKELEQEVRKFTDSCDARKRANSIGTSANTYTNTSANTNTNTNSNTNTNTNTNTNTNTNTNTNGGKAKDKNTHRAVPLKRGFETDFTHLYAPKLPRKMPKLGNLNAGTKAEATVNTNTNNKPSVHTHNHTHPHANTTTNTPSTAIPFEACGFCSDDTPCLCREIREKEKALIAQLTATATTTTTATSIDTKNTTNGNDNAGITRPCFPSRRTSLISCSSAISCSSSSSLSSASSPGSSNTNTPLPPLKDLLPELNL
- a CDS encoding uncharacterized protein (PKUD0B09500; similar to Saccharomyces cerevisiae YDR246W (TRS23); ancestral locus Anc_8.476): MIYAVYIISKSGSLLYHKCNLNNTPNTLASLDSNDHLVMASNLHSIHAIASKLARTSQAPPNASIPSSLPGNRSGLKRVRTDLFDIILHQTVTGLKIVLVVSKNNQDNLGHGPNVSIDTANNYNYNTIDTDDYAPQIKKIYSLYSDYVLKNPFYLLDMPIRIPMFDTSIDSIW
- a CDS encoding uncharacterized protein (PKUD0B09510), whose protein sequence is MNILLILATMIHGALCVWEPLMRDNSSRIDALNTLGCIQASDPSVSFDVYIGRSNDLVLVPNEPLRRGSRVSRHAFRCLCYYGYNIMFSMEDPSPYTKRLRLLGDLDGVLERSEDFPEVSRLQPIGEFIMGEQNLEGDDDEDDDWDDYEEESQSETDDRDFSGNIRSFPMEPPTWSESDSGEEYERYTNIDYYRYAYQMESMLVSNMGILIGMSSK